A single genomic interval of Armigeres subalbatus isolate Guangzhou_Male chromosome 1, GZ_Asu_2, whole genome shotgun sequence harbors:
- the LOC134206140 gene encoding uncharacterized protein LOC134206140: MKHQQVVPDYSAMVQTSGTVLCLVFSGWVLFRLVQAVFWLPGYLEQTQGKLYEKIERKPASEKSSKKAKAKDSDVEEDDGLIENEEKGNDDANQREKTTNVDSDKKKQN, translated from the exons ATGAAGCACCAACAGGTGGTTCCGGATTATTCCGCTATGGTGCAAACTTCCGGCACCGTACTGTGTTTGGTGTTTTCCGGCTGGGTTCTTTTCAG GCTAGTGCAGGCAGTTTTCTGGTTACCGGGATATCTCGAACAAACCCAGGGAAAATTGTATGAAAAGATAGAGAGGAAGCCAGCGTCGGAAAAATCGAGCAAAAAAGCCAAGGCCAAAGATTCGGATGTCGAGGAAGACGATGGCTTAATAGAAAACGAAGAAAAGGGAAATGACGACGCAAATCAGCGTGAGAAAACAACGAATGTCGATTCggacaaaaagaagcaaaactAG